The [Clostridium] scindens ATCC 35704 nucleotide sequence TATCCTTCATTGTGTAATAACTCAGTAGCTTTTACAGCACCGCGGCTTCCGCTGTTGCAAAGAACATAAATAGTTTTGTTTCCAAAAGTAGACGGGTTGGATTTTACATATGCGGTAAATGATGCCCATAATGCTTCTGCCTCAGCACCCTCAATTACATTTCCTTCCGCAAATACAGGAAGTGAAAGAGATCCTTTTAAGTGACCTGCTGCATATACACTGGCAGCACGTACATCAAGAAGAAGAATATCCTTATTACCAATAGCATTGATTGCGGCGTCTGCAGATACATAGGTTAATTTAGCCTTTATATTCGTATCTTTCGCACCGCCCTTAATTGTAAAGATATTTTTCTGGGATATTCCCTGATCTACCAGCAGTTGAGTTGCTTTTTGAGCACCGCGTGAGCCACTGTTACAAAGAATATAGATGTCTTTTCCGGCAAAAGTAGTTGGATTAGTCTTCACATAATTCGTAAAAGCAGTTTGATTAGCGAGTGCTTCTGCATCATCAACACTATTGCTTACAGAATTAAATACAGGAAGTGAAAGAGAGCCCTTTAAGTGACCTGTTGCATAGACACTATTTCCGCGTACATCTAAGAATAGTTTGTCAGCAGCACCAATTTCATTAGCAGCTGTAACTCCATCTACAAAATTGTATTCTGTGATAAAGGCAGCCTGAATAGTTTCATCTTTCGCGCCACCTACAATGGTAAAGACGTTCGTGTATCCAAGATTATTTAATAATTCTTTAGCCTTTATAGCTCCACGACTTCCACTATTACAAAGAACATAGATATCTTTACCAGTAAAAGTTCCCGGGTTACTTTGTACATAAGAGTTAAATGCAGTCCACAGAGCTTCTGCCTCAGCACCCTCAATTACATTTCCTTCCGCAAATACAGGAAGTGAAAGAGATCCCTTTAAGTGACCTGTTACGTAGGAGCCGGAAGTACGGACATCAATAATCAGAACCGTTTCGTTATTGATTGCATCTACAGCCTCTTTTCCCGTGACTGTATCGTTGGTATTACCATACGTTTGTATGTCATTTGGAATGACATCGTTTATTGAATCCTGACCAGGAGTATTTGTATCAGTATTAATATCAGTATTGATATCAGTATTGTTAGTAGTGTCTGCATCAGTACCTTCTTCTGTTGGTGAAACCGTTGATTCCTCCGCCAGCACAAGCATTGAATTACTGAAGACCAAAACTCCGGCCAGGAGAAGCATTAATAATTTTTTTTTCATAATCTCTCCTTTAAAATATTGATATAGGTTACAATTTCATTATATAGAGTTTTACATATAGAATAAAATTGTTATTATCTATATATACAGAATTATATAGAAAGAAACATCATCAGTTTAGGAAATTGCGTGTTATGAAATTTAGACAAGAAAAAGTGCACCATTACTCATATCACAGATTTCATCTATATGCATAGATGATTATAGATAAAAACAATTACAAGTGTAGGTTGATTTTTGTTATACTAAAAGTATCCTAAGTGAGAAGGGAAGATAGATGAAAAGCTATATAAATCTTATGGAAGGGTGTTTA carries:
- a CDS encoding rhodanese-like domain-containing protein; translation: MKKKLLMLLLAGVLVFSNSMLVLAEESTVSPTEEGTDADTTNNTDINTDINTDTNTPGQDSINDVIPNDIQTYGNTNDTVTGKEAVDAINNETVLIIDVRTSGSYVTGHLKGSLSLPVFAEGNVIEGAEAEALWTAFNSYVQSNPGTFTGKDIYVLCNSGSRGAIKAKELLNNLGYTNVFTIVGGAKDETIQAAFITEYNFVDGVTAANEIGAADKLFLDVRGNSVYATGHLKGSLSLPVFNSVSNSVDDAEALANQTAFTNYVKTNPTTFAGKDIYILCNSGSRGAQKATQLLVDQGISQKNIFTIKGGAKDTNIKAKLTYVSADAAINAIGNKDILLLDVRAASVYAAGHLKGSLSLPVFAEGNVIEGAEAEALWASFTAYVKSNPSTFGNKTIYVLCNSGSRGAVKATELLHNEGYTNVFTIEGGAKNESIQAKFITTEQEQQANQNTGTTTDKKSSVTVATKNSVPETGDTSQTFMYLLLLAASSVILVFRKRVAR